A DNA window from Chryseobacterium sp. MEBOG06 contains the following coding sequences:
- the glgP gene encoding alpha-glucan family phosphorylase encodes MDFRNFRIPYNINPQYSKKTAYFSMEFALEQVLKIYSGGLGFLAGSHMRSAYNLKQDLIGIGILWKFGYYDQARNHDQTLQPVWTRKLYSFLEDTGIKFQIEIHSAPVWVKVWYLDPEIFNTAPMFFLSTDVPENDHVSKTICHKLYDANESTKLAQYILLGKGGAKLLDEMNIERDVYHLNEAHGLPAAFYLLKKYDGDLNKVREKLVFTTHTPEEAGNEKHNFKLCYDMSYFSGYSMEEVKSIEGTDDDRFNHSLCALKIAKIANGVSQLHGVVSRAMWSKYPGICEITSITNAQEFKYWADKPLYNAMDENDETVFDYRKKHLKKKLFSIVADQTGNLFNPNVFTIVWARRFAGYKRADLLLHDKDRFYRLLNNPQYPVQFIWAGKPYPMDYSAISTFNTLVEESKIHKNMAVLTGYELSLSKSLKQGSDLWLNNPRVPREASGTSGMTAAMNGSVNLSTDDGWIPEFAKHGENSFVVPKADYLNMSIYEQDNYDLNKLYEILENEIIPAYYDRPDNWRKIQQTAMEDVKDHFNSDRMADEYYKILYNSTI; translated from the coding sequence ATGGATTTCAGGAATTTCAGAATACCCTACAACATCAATCCCCAATATTCCAAAAAAACCGCTTATTTCTCAATGGAATTCGCCCTTGAACAGGTACTTAAAATATACTCCGGCGGCCTTGGCTTTCTTGCAGGATCGCACATGAGAAGTGCTTACAATCTTAAGCAGGATCTTATCGGAATTGGAATTCTATGGAAATTCGGCTATTATGACCAGGCAAGAAATCATGATCAGACTTTGCAGCCGGTATGGACCAGAAAGTTGTACAGTTTCCTTGAAGATACAGGAATAAAATTTCAAATCGAAATTCACAGTGCTCCGGTATGGGTAAAAGTATGGTACCTTGATCCTGAAATATTCAACACCGCACCGATGTTCTTCCTATCTACTGACGTTCCGGAAAATGATCATGTTTCAAAAACCATCTGCCATAAGCTCTATGATGCCAATGAATCTACAAAGCTTGCCCAATATATTTTATTAGGAAAAGGAGGGGCTAAACTGCTAGATGAAATGAATATCGAAAGAGATGTCTACCACCTTAATGAAGCTCACGGGCTTCCGGCAGCATTTTATCTGTTGAAAAAATATGACGGAGACCTGAATAAAGTAAGAGAAAAACTGGTTTTTACCACCCATACTCCTGAAGAAGCCGGAAATGAAAAGCATAATTTTAAATTATGCTACGATATGTCCTATTTCTCCGGATATAGTATGGAAGAAGTAAAAAGCATTGAGGGAACAGATGATGACCGTTTTAACCATTCTCTTTGCGCACTGAAAATTGCAAAAATTGCGAATGGAGTTTCTCAGCTTCACGGCGTAGTTTCAAGAGCTATGTGGAGCAAATACCCGGGAATCTGTGAAATAACCTCTATTACCAACGCACAGGAATTTAAATATTGGGCCGATAAACCATTATATAATGCAATGGATGAAAATGATGAAACCGTTTTCGATTATCGTAAAAAACATTTAAAGAAAAAACTTTTCAGTATTGTAGCAGACCAAACAGGAAATTTATTTAATCCCAATGTCTTCACTATTGTCTGGGCCAGAAGATTTGCCGGCTACAAACGTGCAGATCTGCTTTTACACGACAAAGACAGATTCTACAGGCTTCTGAACAACCCCCAATATCCCGTACAGTTTATATGGGCCGGAAAACCTTACCCAATGGACTATTCTGCTATTTCCACTTTCAATACTTTGGTGGAAGAAAGTAAGATTCATAAAAACATGGCCGTTCTTACAGGATATGAACTTTCTCTAAGTAAATCTCTAAAACAAGGTTCGGATTTATGGCTTAACAACCCAAGAGTTCCAAGGGAGGCGTCAGGAACTTCCGGAATGACGGCAGCCATGAACGGTTCTGTCAACTTATCCACAGATGACGGCTGGATTCCGGAGTTTGCAAAACATGGGGAAAACTCTTTCGTAGTTCCTAAAGCTGATTACCTGAATATGAGCATCTATGAACAGGACAACTATGATCTAAACAAACTGTATGAGATTCTTGAAAATGAAATTATCCCAGCCTACTACGACCGTCCGGATAATTGGAGAAAAATCCAGCAAACCGCTATGGAAGATGTAAAAGATCATTTTAACAGCGATAGAATGGCGGATGAATATTACAAAATCCTTTACAATAGTACAATATAG
- a CDS encoding T9SS type B sorting domain-containing protein, giving the protein MRKLLLLFFLCLFRTFYAQADCATALSVCGNSNITYSPTGYGDVKELVNSGSCIDATGEHNSIWYKITIATGGTLTFDLVPNDQDADYDWAIFGPNVSCGSLGAPIRCNAATVIGVGASTGLNMTSTILSAAGGSLTPYCKYMDVLPGQTYYLFIDNWVSSTSTTTAPFALTWGGTATLASPFTDPNIQTYPFHPPGVPAANPADPREVVICSSTALFDFSILSPDIINGNSSFGVSYHVTQNDALTGNNPITAPRMVNTSTVYYYSINYTDPANPGNPLNKCKQVGKFKFKDGSITVKNATLTECNNNNAGTALFDLTTADVFVGTNVTKKYYHTMSDLNAGINEITTPMAFVSAEGVIYVKVISEFGCSAVAQITLKFYPPIVVNEATLRSCFIETNPSTALFNLTNASVIAQQNPIPLKKYYPSLTDAINQTNEIINSSAYTAPNGFVYVRVFNAQGCYNVAKITLIVIAPVYSSVLKDQTICAEDQTILDAGPGFKSYEWSTGATTQTIKAGIGMYWVKLKTGDCITTQAVKVLPSEQPVVSNIDIANNTVTVSVIGGNPPYKYSTDNIIWQDSNVFNNLVRGDHKILVKDAYDCDPVEIGIVVPNLVNVITPNADGINDVIDYSALGSKQNLIMSIFDRYGNKIFQADKQNGYKWDGTQGGRRVPTGTYWYSVTWNENDKKNTPVKFSGWVLVKNRE; this is encoded by the coding sequence ATGAGAAAACTTTTACTATTATTTTTTCTGTGTTTATTTCGTACTTTCTATGCTCAGGCAGATTGTGCAACAGCATTATCGGTTTGTGGAAATTCAAATATCACTTACAGCCCTACCGGATATGGTGATGTTAAGGAATTGGTGAATTCAGGAAGTTGTATAGATGCAACTGGTGAGCATAATTCAATCTGGTATAAAATTACAATTGCTACAGGAGGAACTCTTACATTTGATCTGGTACCGAATGATCAGGATGCCGATTATGACTGGGCGATTTTTGGCCCTAATGTAAGCTGTGGAAGTCTGGGAGCTCCTATACGATGCAATGCAGCAACGGTAATAGGAGTAGGGGCTTCTACAGGATTAAATATGACCAGTACAATTCTAAGTGCCGCAGGAGGTTCCCTTACCCCTTATTGTAAATATATGGACGTTTTGCCAGGGCAGACGTATTATTTATTTATTGACAATTGGGTAAGCAGTACCAGTACTACAACGGCTCCCTTTGCTTTGACATGGGGAGGAACGGCAACACTGGCATCTCCATTTACAGATCCGAATATTCAGACTTATCCCTTCCATCCTCCGGGAGTTCCGGCTGCTAATCCAGCTGATCCCAGAGAAGTTGTGATATGCTCAAGTACAGCATTATTTGATTTTTCTATATTGTCTCCGGATATTATTAACGGAAATTCGAGTTTTGGGGTAAGTTACCATGTTACTCAGAATGATGCTTTAACAGGCAATAATCCTATTACAGCTCCAAGAATGGTTAATACAAGTACTGTTTATTACTACAGTATCAACTATACAGATCCTGCTAATCCAGGGAATCCTCTTAATAAATGTAAACAGGTCGGAAAATTTAAATTTAAAGATGGTTCTATTACGGTTAAGAATGCAACATTGACAGAGTGTAACAATAATAATGCGGGGACAGCACTTTTTGACCTGACCACAGCAGATGTTTTTGTCGGGACAAACGTTACCAAGAAATATTATCATACGATGTCTGATCTGAATGCCGGGATTAATGAGATTACAACACCTATGGCATTTGTATCTGCAGAAGGAGTTATTTATGTGAAAGTGATTTCTGAATTTGGATGTAGTGCTGTAGCACAGATTACTTTAAAATTCTATCCTCCGATAGTAGTAAATGAGGCAACGCTGAGATCATGTTTTATTGAAACTAATCCGTCCACAGCACTGTTTAATCTTACGAATGCTTCTGTAATTGCCCAGCAGAACCCTATTCCTTTAAAAAAATATTATCCGTCATTAACGGATGCTATTAATCAAACCAATGAAATTATCAATTCAAGTGCTTATACTGCCCCTAACGGATTTGTCTATGTAAGGGTTTTCAATGCACAAGGTTGCTATAATGTGGCTAAAATTACTCTAATAGTCATTGCTCCGGTATATTCCAGTGTTCTCAAAGACCAGACTATCTGTGCTGAAGACCAGACGATATTGGATGCAGGTCCCGGATTTAAAAGCTATGAATGGAGTACTGGTGCTACTACTCAAACAATCAAAGCAGGAATCGGAATGTATTGGGTGAAGCTTAAAACTGGTGATTGTATTACAACACAGGCTGTAAAAGTATTGCCTTCCGAACAACCTGTTGTTTCCAATATTGATATTGCCAACAATACAGTCACTGTATCAGTAATAGGAGGTAATCCTCCGTATAAATATTCAACCGACAATATTATCTGGCAGGATTCCAATGTTTTCAATAACCTTGTAAGAGGAGATCATAAAATACTGGTAAAAGACGCTTATGATTGTGATCCTGTAGAAATTGGAATTGTCGTGCCTAACTTAGTGAATGTTATTACTCCTAATGCTGATGGTATTAACGATGTGATCGATTATTCTGCATTGGGCAGCAAGCAAAATCTGATCATGAGTATCTTTGACAGATATGGAAATAAAATCTTTCAGGCAGATAAACAGAACGGGTACAAATGGGACGGTACCCAGGGAGGAAGAAGAGTGCCTACCGGAACATATTGGTATTCTGTGACATGGAATGAAAATGATAAAAAGAATACTCCTGTCAAGTTTTCAGGTTGGGTATTGGTTAAAAACAGAGAATAA
- a CDS encoding DUF1572 family protein, whose amino-acid sequence MKDLFVKRFEYYKSLGDKTFDQLTEEQIFWKYNEESNSIAVIVKHIAGNMLSRWTNFLTEDGEKPWRSRDEEFVDSFKTKKDVLDYWKKGWKCFFDALSQINDKNLYETIYIRGEAHSVIDAVFRQLAHYPYHIGQIVYIAKMMKNGNWETLSIARNKSQEFNHDMKNKFPDKGESEINSSPVCFQNSPEVRDEYKQ is encoded by the coding sequence ATGAAAGACCTGTTTGTTAAACGCTTTGAATATTATAAATCTCTTGGAGATAAGACTTTTGATCAGTTGACGGAGGAACAGATTTTTTGGAAGTATAACGAAGAAAGTAATTCTATAGCGGTTATTGTGAAACATATAGCAGGAAATATGCTTTCCAGGTGGACCAATTTTCTGACGGAAGATGGTGAAAAGCCCTGGCGTAGCCGTGATGAAGAATTTGTAGATAGTTTTAAGACTAAAAAAGACGTTCTTGATTACTGGAAAAAAGGATGGAAGTGCTTTTTTGATGCTTTGAGCCAGATTAATGATAAAAACCTTTACGAAACAATTTATATAAGAGGAGAAGCTCACTCTGTTATCGATGCTGTTTTCAGACAGTTGGCACATTATCCTTATCATATCGGTCAGATTGTCTACATCGCTAAAATGATGAAAAACGGAAACTGGGAAACACTTTCCATTGCCAGAAATAAATCTCAGGAATTTAATCATGACATGAAAAATAAATTTCCGGATAAAGGCGAATCAGAAATCAATTCATCTCCGGTCTGTTTTCAAAATAGCCCTGAAGTAAGAGATGAATACAAACAATAG
- the mtaB gene encoding tRNA (N(6)-L-threonylcarbamoyladenosine(37)-C(2))-methylthiotransferase MtaB: protein MSTFHRTAAFHTLGCKLNFAETSTIARQLTDAGYDKVSFDDKANVYVINTCSVTENADRECKLHVKRAMKANPEGLVVIVGCYAQLKPEEISQIDGVDLVLGAKEKFNILSYLDDLEKTDNQGIVHSCEIEETDFFIGSYSIGDRTRAFLKVQDGCDYKCTYCTIPLARGISRSDTIENVLRNATEIAAKDIKEIVLTGVNIGDYGKGEFGNKRHEHTFLDLISELDKVEGIERIRISSIEPNLLKDESIELVSKSKSFVPHFHIPLQSGSDDLLKRMKRRYLTKLYNDRVNKIREVMPDAAIGVDVIVGFPGETEERFMETYNFLNELPITYLHVFTYSERENTEATAMEGVVPVAERKKRNKMLRILSEKKKMAFYQTQLGKTLPVLWEHENKDGKMFGFTENYVRVQKDFDSAFVNQIEFLNLEKILSDGTVSVQSSYQNFLAKA from the coding sequence ATGTCTACTTTTCATAGAACTGCCGCGTTTCATACACTGGGCTGCAAATTAAATTTTGCAGAAACATCTACTATTGCCCGTCAATTAACAGATGCAGGTTATGATAAGGTAAGTTTTGATGACAAGGCGAATGTGTATGTCATCAATACGTGCTCAGTTACAGAAAATGCTGATCGTGAGTGTAAACTTCACGTAAAAAGAGCAATGAAGGCCAATCCGGAAGGACTGGTTGTTATTGTAGGCTGTTATGCACAATTGAAGCCTGAAGAGATTTCACAGATTGATGGTGTTGATCTTGTTCTTGGAGCTAAAGAAAAGTTTAATATTCTGAGCTATCTTGATGATTTGGAGAAAACAGACAATCAAGGTATTGTTCATTCATGTGAGATCGAAGAGACCGACTTCTTTATCGGAAGTTACTCTATTGGAGACAGAACCAGAGCTTTCCTGAAAGTACAGGATGGCTGTGATTATAAATGTACCTACTGTACTATTCCGCTAGCAAGAGGGATTTCTCGTTCAGATACCATCGAAAATGTTCTTAGAAATGCCACGGAAATTGCTGCGAAAGACATCAAAGAAATTGTTCTTACAGGTGTTAATATCGGTGATTATGGTAAAGGCGAATTCGGAAATAAAAGACACGAACATACTTTTCTTGATCTTATTTCAGAACTGGACAAGGTAGAAGGCATTGAAAGAATCCGTATTTCTTCTATTGAACCTAACCTGTTGAAGGATGAAAGTATTGAACTGGTTTCTAAAAGTAAAAGTTTTGTTCCGCATTTTCATATTCCGCTGCAGTCCGGAAGCGATGATTTATTGAAAAGGATGAAACGCCGCTACCTGACAAAACTTTATAATGACAGAGTAAATAAGATCCGCGAGGTAATGCCTGATGCGGCTATTGGTGTAGATGTCATTGTAGGATTCCCTGGTGAAACTGAAGAAAGATTTATGGAAACGTATAATTTCCTTAATGAACTTCCTATCACTTATCTGCATGTATTTACCTATTCTGAAAGAGAAAATACAGAAGCCACAGCTATGGAAGGAGTAGTGCCGGTAGCGGAAAGAAAAAAACGTAATAAAATGCTTAGAATCCTTTCTGAAAAGAAAAAAATGGCATTTTATCAGACTCAACTTGGAAAAACGCTTCCTGTACTTTGGGAGCATGAAAATAAAGACGGAAAAATGTTTGGCTTCACAGAAAATTATGTGAGAGTCCAGAAAGACTTTGATTCCGCATTCGTTAATCAAATCGAATTTCTAAATTTAGAAAAAATCCTGTCAGATGGCACGGTCTCAGTGCAATCTTCTTACCAAAATTTTTTAGCAAAAGCATAG
- a CDS encoding FMN-binding glutamate synthase family protein: MRDKFLSWGIVLVVATWIIALLIRTHYWIPTLLSVIYALGVYNAYQSKHAILRNFPVLGYFRYFFESISPEMQQYFIERETDGKPFPRNQRSAVYRRAKNLSDTVAFGTQLEVNHRKYEGIKHSIYAKSPSEELPRVWVGGEQCTQPYHASLLNISAMSFGALSDRAQISLNKGAKKGNFYHNTGEGGISPYHMEGGDLCWQIGTGYFGCRDDEGKFNPELFKKYSTLPNVKMVEIKLSQGAKPGHGGVLPGVKNTPEIAAIRHVTPGMTVISPPSHSSFSDAAGLLRFVQQLRELSGGKPIGFKLCIGDTKEFEDICVQMNVLKIYPDFITIDGAEGGTGAAPPEFSDGVGMPLEPALIFVNRTLNNYNLRSKLRVIASGKVLTSLDILRAVAMGADMCNNARGFMFSLGCIQALRCNSNNCPTGVATQDKMLIKGLDVTDKSERVYHFHKNTLHTCNELIAAAGRSSYEEVDATMFMRGDEFDHLADLYFPDILGNVKQKARF, translated from the coding sequence ATGAGAGATAAGTTTTTATCTTGGGGAATTGTATTAGTAGTTGCTACATGGATTATAGCACTGCTGATCAGAACGCATTACTGGATACCTACGCTGTTATCCGTAATTTATGCATTAGGTGTGTACAATGCTTACCAATCAAAACATGCTATTTTGAGGAATTTCCCTGTTTTGGGATACTTCAGATATTTTTTTGAGAGTATTTCACCCGAAATGCAGCAGTACTTTATCGAAAGGGAGACTGATGGGAAACCATTTCCAAGAAATCAGCGTTCAGCAGTATACAGACGAGCTAAGAACTTAAGTGATACTGTAGCATTTGGAACACAGCTGGAAGTTAATCATAGAAAATACGAAGGAATCAAACATTCTATCTATGCAAAATCACCTTCGGAAGAGCTTCCAAGAGTTTGGGTAGGCGGAGAGCAGTGTACCCAGCCTTATCATGCTTCTTTATTGAATATTTCTGCAATGAGCTTTGGAGCATTAAGTGATAGGGCTCAGATTTCATTAAATAAAGGGGCGAAAAAAGGAAATTTCTATCATAATACAGGAGAAGGAGGTATTTCACCTTACCATATGGAAGGAGGTGACTTATGCTGGCAGATCGGTACCGGATACTTTGGATGCCGTGATGACGAAGGAAAGTTTAATCCTGAATTATTTAAAAAATACTCAACCCTTCCTAATGTGAAGATGGTGGAGATCAAATTATCACAAGGGGCAAAACCTGGCCACGGAGGTGTTCTTCCGGGAGTTAAAAATACTCCGGAAATTGCAGCAATCCGTCATGTCACACCAGGGATGACTGTAATTTCGCCGCCATCACATAGTTCTTTCTCTGATGCTGCAGGATTGTTGAGGTTTGTACAGCAGCTAAGAGAGCTTTCAGGAGGAAAACCGATCGGATTTAAACTGTGTATCGGAGATACCAAAGAATTTGAAGATATCTGTGTGCAAATGAATGTTCTGAAAATCTATCCGGACTTCATTACGATAGATGGAGCCGAAGGAGGTACAGGAGCCGCACCACCTGAATTTTCAGATGGAGTAGGGATGCCTTTGGAACCAGCTTTGATCTTTGTAAACAGAACGCTTAATAACTATAATTTAAGAAGTAAATTAAGAGTTATTGCCAGCGGTAAAGTTCTTACCAGCCTTGATATTCTGAGAGCAGTTGCTATGGGAGCAGATATGTGTAATAATGCAAGAGGATTTATGTTCTCTTTAGGATGTATTCAGGCATTGAGATGTAATTCCAACAATTGCCCTACTGGAGTGGCTACACAGGATAAAATGCTTATCAAAGGACTTGATGTCACTGATAAAAGTGAAAGAGTGTATCATTTCCATAAAAATACACTTCATACCTGTAATGAATTGATTGCCGCTGCAGGAAGAAGTTCTTATGAAGAGGTAGATGCTACAATGTTTATGAGAGGAGATGAATTTGACCACCTTGCAGATCTTTATTTCCCGGATATTTTGGGGAATGTAAAACAGAAAGCAAGATTTTAA
- a CDS encoding RNA-binding S4 domain-containing protein, producing MRIDKFLWSIRFYKTRNIAAEEIKKNRVSIGTSAVKSSKEVKEGDVIKIRKNQIDYKIKVIQIPKSRIGAKLVPLHIQDVTDKEQYELLKLRKMSQDYYRNKGEGRPTKRDRRDMDEYVGNDIASDFTDWDDFFGETENEVENED from the coding sequence ATGAGAATAGATAAATTTTTATGGAGCATTCGTTTTTATAAGACAAGAAATATTGCAGCAGAGGAGATTAAAAAGAACAGGGTTTCTATAGGAACCTCTGCCGTAAAGTCATCTAAGGAGGTAAAAGAAGGAGATGTTATCAAAATCCGTAAGAATCAAATTGATTATAAAATAAAGGTAATTCAGATTCCTAAAAGCAGAATAGGAGCAAAGCTGGTCCCGCTTCATATACAGGATGTGACAGATAAAGAGCAGTACGAATTACTGAAACTCCGTAAAATGTCACAGGATTACTACAGGAATAAAGGAGAAGGAAGACCTACTAAAAGAGACAGAAGGGATATGGATGAGTATGTAGGTAATGATATCGCTTCTGATTTTACAGATTGGGATGATTTCTTTGGAGAAACAGAGAATGAAGTTGAAAATGAAGATTAA
- a CDS encoding shikimate kinase, with the protein MVISLIGYMGSGKSHISKILSEKIDFKLIDLDKEISRRNKLTIPEIFEKKGEIYFRKLEREALEEILASEENVVLSLGGGTPVYYNNMEIINHSSRSVFLRTSVGTLVERLSKQKEKRPIIANISDEDLPEFIAKHLFERNQFYSKAQFSVGTDSREPEDIVKEIIEKLYL; encoded by the coding sequence TGGGAAGTGGCAAATCTCACATTTCCAAAATATTAAGCGAAAAAATAGATTTTAAACTGATTGACCTCGATAAAGAGATTTCCAGAAGAAATAAATTAACCATTCCTGAGATCTTTGAGAAAAAGGGGGAAATTTACTTTAGAAAGCTGGAAAGAGAGGCACTTGAAGAAATACTGGCCTCTGAAGAAAACGTTGTTTTAAGCCTTGGAGGTGGAACTCCGGTGTATTATAACAATATGGAAATCATCAATCACAGCTCAAGGAGTGTTTTTTTAAGAACATCCGTAGGAACTTTGGTAGAGCGACTGTCTAAACAGAAAGAAAAAAGACCAATAATTGCCAATATCTCTGATGAGGATCTCCCGGAATTCATTGCAAAACATTTATTTGAGAGAAATCAATTTTATAGTAAAGCACAATTCAGTGTGGGGACAGACTCCAGAGAACCGGAAGACATTGTAAAAGAAATAATAGAAAAGCTCTATCTCTAG